The proteins below come from a single Triticum aestivum cultivar Chinese Spring chromosome 5D, IWGSC CS RefSeq v2.1, whole genome shotgun sequence genomic window:
- the LOC123122585 gene encoding uncharacterized protein isoform X3, translating into MGRKAGLYINPKKFGGVVKPCMLEMTAFLNCLALNKQIDEKCTRQKELLITCTQAQKGRPKNAAKTINYHLQRLGRDKFH; encoded by the exons ATGGGTCGGAAAGCTGGGCTGTACATAAACCCAAAGAAGTTTGGCGGCGTCGTTAAGCCTTGCATGCTGGAGATGACGGCCTTCCTCAACTGCCTTGCCTTGAACAAGCAGATCGATGAAAAGTGCACGAGGCAGAAGGAGCTCTTGATCACCTGTACCCAGGCTCAG AAGGGCAGGCCAAAGAACGCTGCCAAGACCATCAATTACCATCTTCAGAGGCTTGGGCGAGACAAGTTCCACTAG
- the LOC123122585 gene encoding uncharacterized protein isoform X2, with amino-acid sequence MARPLLSGELFVGDAGLFGVLCSCHQLRMSVAKFCEHAGGPAEKAGEIVLMENGMSIAHWFKYCVGVGSYVTDTKCDRPEWACIDPSPEGYRLKNLLARNTSMEKVGLFNAYGKSTGPINGTVYSNDLRKSTGPISGTVYSSDLHNEGRGHTTVEKLGNKRDGTYYRSADVHTSFARNFALLQNSETNLGLAKNHTVNAVNLNQISRPSGSPYITASTNAHHNGNHSSHSYADLVENNFGASFRNPAPRSPVVFSNDTRAGRYNFPNKILQDSLSSASNTELKLGQSSYHQSLTALFPSAQSTLIDFQRPQSHLPSVTQNHCPRQTVKVSKNIGEHYEPPIGRGTSEQSNGVASAINRSEGGKVTDAAAKNSFISIFLSHLERNSEAIDDILKSSEHSLPKGLDGAYSSYHSKFASRQVEPRANDNRSKLASTSIHTERISDDRALSVALSGSSKVVPLANSQNSLIHSDCRSHLLPRQPNAGSSKVCDGAYSSYHSKSANRQVEPRANDNHSNLVSTSIHTKRISDGIALSVAPSRCASKVGPLANSHEPLIHSDCQSHLLHSQPNAGSSKICAGVPCPANCRTGNHAGDISHQAPCMYDKVANGHNTFECVDDSCTHRSSRVAKIICHCRNSCSSSREFLPSFGQHDQSTLEKSIHRCCYRVQEDVSRLGFGAGHLCRTQFSNDGAPIHKLGLHELCTCSTFIPRPSLCSGDYILQPSCHVCSPDGFHYRSSMGHATNSLTKCPLLDPPNKKESGSCRDGRCCCSVVSKCLTGCGFAKHCDDRIDQSGSSLHKCKHDVQLPTRCVGESEKLRCPCSSSAQTPLLKAVSNKMTNQLFAPISERLKNVSEESVAKASSPYIAVTEKNGSCRGSGVCKERLKPGFSSGSSSAVVTKFPASPEFNNTSSCVDKYGVEHKKLMFDEGSRTEKSSSSSSYVPISTGCEKSLNGSSTFHLDTSKVKRKYCQISDGSTLKDNGKRQRSETQRKSRRLKCSEEHSESDDCTRKITLQSSENGDPQPQNKASSYSCSVSKIKQKHTTMQRNKPVKRPRIHQEILKGGEQSDGEGIMVGELNSSDEKKQVEDMSTLVRKKHQQEGSRMSARKPPKYVSLNCILNEPKSENVCSEVPLLDSSLIATGITDDNRKFPKIAPLSLVLKKAKRCNAVKTPCNTENIHSCEEKSAVRPVGKYSFGNQNYSSKAEDGIQSSKKSRYPPNALRLRPNIERDCKRPCIDLWEGKPIGPTDAETSQLSVQTSRKGFRNRRSSVSVDRIKKCEESANRSARGPCGDKQNVVQACEVNAGRYKERLSSADSCCVCRIPYLEPCNQLMECSKCFVKAHQACYGVLKVPRGQWFCRPCKTNANAQDTVCVLCGYGGGAMTRALNAQKILTSLRKGLRVTSRADKHVKHDPSYASRSTSLENVSRVDKQRPVDNAHEENTVSSSWTANHNSSLLVPHTSWWVHVVCGLWTPGTKCPNPTTMSAFDLSGALPAKSDYACSMCDRAGGSFMMCRDVNCSVTFHAWCAHQRGLLQSDPEGEHNEYIGFYGRCLNHATNRVNPEKCLRSNEWTCARTEGFKGRKGEGCSGSNYKKPQVKSSECSVSQEQINAWLRINGSKPCIRRQSKGWKHLVVYKSGIHGLGLYTSEFIPRGSMVIEYVGEIVGQRVADKREIEYHSGKRQQYKSVCYFFKIDKEHIIDATRKGGIARFINHSCMPNCVAKIISVKNEKKVVFFSERHIDPGEEITYDYHFNQEDEGERIPCFCRSFSCRQYLN; translated from the exons ATGGCTAGACCATTGTTAA GTGGAGAGCTCTTCGTGGGTGATGCTGGGCTTTTTGGAGTTCTTTGCTCATGTCATCAGTTGAGGATGTCTGTAGCTAAGTTTTGTGAG CATGCAGGAGGGCCTGCAGAAAAAGCTGGTGAAATTGTCCTCATGGAGAATGGCATGAGTATTGCACATTGGTTCAAATACTGCGTAGGG GTTGGATCATATGTTACTGACACTAAGTGTGATCGGCCAGAATGGGCGTGTATAGATCCTTCTCCAGAAGGATACAGGCTGAAAAATCTCCTTGCGAGAAACACTAGTATGGAAAAAGTTGGGTTATTCAATGCATATGGAAAAAGCACAGGACCTATAAACGGAACAGTTTATTCGAATGATCTGCGAAAAAGCACAGGACCTATAAGCGGAACAGTTTATTCCAGTGATCTGCACAATGAAGGTAGAGGGCACACTACCGTTGAAAAGCTAGGGAATAAGAGAGATGGAACATATTACAGGAGTGCTGATGTACACACATCTTTTGCTAGGAACTTTGCTTTACTGCAGAATTCTGAAACAAATCTAGGGCTTGCTAAAAACCATACTGTTAATGCAGTGAACCTAAACCAAATTAGCAGGCCAAGTGGAAGCCCATATATTACAGCAAGCACGAATGCACATCACAATGGGAATCATTCGTCACATAGTTATGCAGATCTTGTGGAGAATAACTTTGGTGCCTCGTTTCGTAATCCAGCTCCAAGATCTCCAGTAGTTTTTAGCAATGATACTAGGGCAGGCAGATATAATTTTCCCAACAAAATACTCCAAGATAGTTTGAGCAGTGCTTCGAATACCGAATTGAAGCTTGGGCAGTCCTCTTATCATCAATCTCTGACTGCCCTATTTCCGTCGGCGCAGTCAACATTAATTGATTTTCAGAGACCTCAGTCACATCTGCCATCAGTAACTCAAA ATCATTGTCCAAGGCAAACAGTCAAGGTCAGTAAAAATATAGGGGAACATTATGAACCACCAATTGGTAGAGGAACTAGCGAACAATCTAATGGAGTTGCTAGTGCTATCAATCGTTCTGAAGGTGGCAAGGTTACAGATGCAGCAGCCAAGAATTCATTTATCTCAATATTTCTTTCGCATCTTGAGAGGAATAGTGAAGCCATCGATGATATTCTCAAGAGTAGCGAGCATAGCCTTCCTAAGGGTTTGGATGGTGCATATAGTTCCTATCATTCAAAGTTTGCAAGTAGACAAGTTGAGCCAAGGGCTAATGATAATCGTTCTAAGTTGGCCTCTACCAGCATTCATACTGAAAGGATATCAGATGACAGGGCTCTTTCAGTGGCACTCAGTGGATCTTCAAAAGTTGTACCACTTGCAAATAGTCAGAACTCTTTAATCCATAGTGACTGCCGGTCGCATTTGCTGCCTAGGCAACCTAATGCTGGAAGCTCCAAAGTTTGTGATGGTGCATATAGTTCCTATCATTCAAAAAGTGCAAATAGACAAGTTGAGCCAAGGGCCAATGATAATCATTCTAATTTGGTCTCTACCAGTATTCATACGAAAAGGATATCAGATGGCATTGCTCTTTCAGTGGCACCCAGCAGATGTGCTTCAAAAGTTGGACCTCTTGCAAATAGTCATGAGCCCTTAATCCATAGTGACTGCCAGTCGCATTTGCTGCATAGCCAACCTAATGCTGGAAGCTCCAAAATTTGTGCAGGAGTTCCATGTCCTGCAAATTGCAGGACCGGCAATCATGCGGGCGATATATCCCATCAGGCTCCCTGTATGTATGATAAAGTG GCCAATGGACATAATACTTTTGAGTGTGTAGACGACTCATGCACACACAGAAGTTCGAGAGTTGCCAAAATCATCTGCCATTGTCGAAATTCCTGCTCTTCATCTAGGGAGTTTCTACCTAGTTTTGGCCAACATGATCAATCAACGTTAGAAAAATCAATACATCGATGCTGTTACAGAGTTCAGGAAGATGTTTCTAGACTTGGTTTTGGAGCTGGTCACTTGTGCCGAACTCAATTCTCGAATGACGGTGCTCCAATCCATAAACTAG ggTTGCATGAGCTTTGCACCTGCTCCACTTTCATACCAAGGCCATCGCTATGTTCTGGAGATTATATCTTGCAGCCTTCTTGCCATGTGTGCTCTCCTGATGGGTTTCATTACAGAAG TTCCATGGGACATGCAACCAACAGCTTGACCAAATGCCCTCTGCTTGATCCACCTAATAAGAAAGAATCAGGTTCATGTCGGGATGGCAGATGCTGCTGCTCTGTAGTCTCAAAATGTTTGACAGGTTGTGGCTTTGCAAAGCACTGCGATGACAGAATTGACCAAAGTGGTAGTAGTTTACATAAGTGCAAGCATGATGTACAACTGCCTACCAGATGCGTGGGGGAGAGTGAAAAGTTAAGATGCCCTTGCTCAAGCAGTGCTCAAACACCTTTGTTGAAAGCTGTCTCTAATAAAATGACAAACCAGCTTTTCGCTCCTATATCAGAGAGACTGAAGAATGTATCAGAAGAATCAGTGGCCAAGGCCAGTTCGCCTTATATAGCTGTAACGGAGAAAAATGGCTCCTGTAGAGGTTCTGGTGTATGTAAAGAACGACTGAAGCCTGGTTTTTCTTCTGGATCCTCCAGTGCTGTGGTGACAAAGTTTCCAGCATCACCTGAATTTAACAATACATCCTCGTGTGTGGATAAATATGGTGTTGAACACAAAAAACTCATGTTTGACGAAGGATCAAGAACTGAGAAAAGTTCGTCGTCGTCAAGCTATGTGCCTATCAGTACAGGATGTGAAAAGTCGCTAAATGGTTCCTCTACATTTCACTTAGACACATCTAAAGTGAAGAGAAAATATTGTCAGATTTCTGACGGAAGTACACTCAAAGATAATGGCAAGCGACAACGTTCTGAAACACAAAGGAAATCAAGAAGATTGAAGTGCTCTGAGGAACATTCAGAATCTGATGATTGTACTAGGAAAATTACTTTGCAGTCATCCGAAAATGGAGACCCTCAACCACAGAATAAGGCTAGTTCGTATTCTTGCAGTGTGTCAAAAATTAAACAGAAACATACTACCATGCAACGAAATAAGCCAGTGAAACGGCCTCGCATCCATCAAGAGATTTTGAAAGGTGGTGAGCAGTCAGATGGTGAGGGCATTATGGTTGGAGAATTAAATTCCTCTGATGAGAAGAAGCAAGTAGAGGATATGAGCACCCTGGTTAGAAAAAAACATCAACAGGAAGGGAGCCGAATGTCTGCTCGAAAACCACCTAAATATGTTTCTCTCAACTGCATTTTAAATGAACCTAAGAGTGAAAATGTTTGTAGTGAGGTTCCCCTTCTCGATTCTAGCTTAATTGCTACAGGGATAACAGATGATAATCGAAAATTTCCTAAAATTGCTCCACTTAGTCTGGTTCTTAAAAAGGCGAAGAGATGCAATGCTGTCAAAACCCCCTGCAACACAGAAAACATCCACTCTTGTGAGGAAAAGAGTGCAGTTCGTCCTGTAGGTAAATATTCTTTTGGTAATCAAAATTACAGTTCAAAAGCTGAAGATGGAATTCAGAGTTCCAAAAAGAGTAGATATCCACCTAATGCCTTGAGGTTGAGACCGAACATTGAGCGTGACTGCAAAAGGCCCTGCATCG ATCTTTGGGAAGGTAAGCCTATTGGCCCAACAGATGCGGAGACAAGCCAACTTTCAGTGCAAACATCAAGAAAAG GATTTAGGAATCGAAGATCAAGTGTATCTGTTGATAGGATTAAGAAGTGTGAAGAATCTGCAAATAGATCAGCACGTGGTCCTTGTGGCGATAAACAAAATGTGGTTCAAGCCTGTGAAGTGAATGCTGGAAG GTACAAAGAAAGGCTTAGCTCAGCTGATTCATGTTGTGTTTGTCGAATTCCATACCTGGAGCCTTGCAATCAGTTGATGGAGTGCAGCAAGTGCTTTGTCAAA GCGCACCAAGCTTGCTATGGTGTTCTAAAAGTTCCAAGAGGCCAATGGTTCTGTAGACCCTGCAAGACCAATGCCAATGCCCAGGACACT GTTTGCGTTTTATGTGGCTATGGAGGTGGAGCCATGACAAGGGCATTGAACGCTCAAAAAATCCTGACAAGTTTGCGAAAAGGTCTGAGAGTTACATCACGAGCAGATAAACATGTCAAACACGATCCATCTTATGCGTCAAGATCAACGAGTTTGGAAAACGTATCTAGAGTAGATAAACAGAGGCCAGTAGACAATGCACATGAGGAGAACACCGTCAGCAGCTCATGGACTGCGAACCACAATTCAAGTCTACTCGTTCCACACACGTCGTGGTGGGTCCATGTTGTCTGTGGTCTGTGGACACCCGGTACAAAATGCCCAAATCCCACCACAATGAGCGCCTTCGATCTATCGGGTGCTTTGCCTGCCAAAAGTGATTAT GCATGCTCGATGTGTGACAGAGCTGGGGGTTCATTCATGATGTGCCGAGATGTGAATTGCTCGGTGACCTTCCATGCTTGGTGTGCCCACCAGAGG GGTCTGTTGCAAAGTGATCCAGAAGGCGAGCATAATGAATATATTGGTTTTTATGGGAGATGCCTGAATCATGCTACTAACCGTGTTAATCCTGAGAAATGCTTGAGAAGCAATGAATGGACATGTGCACGCACAGAG GGTTTTAAAGGACGAAAGGGTGAAGGCTGTTCTGGTTCTAATTACAAGAAACCTCAAGTGAAGAGTAGTGAGTGCAGTGTTTCCCAAGAACAGATAAATGCTTGGCTACGGATAAACGGATCAAAGCCTTGCATAAGAAGACAG TCCAAAGGATGGAAGCATTTGGTAGTGTATAAATCTGGCATACATGGACTTGGCCTCTACACATCAGAGTTTATACCGCGTGGCTCCATG GTTATAGAGTATGTTGGTGAAATTGTTGGGCAGCGCGTTGCCGACAAAAGAGAGATCGAGTACCACTCTGGGAAACGGCAACAGTACAAGAGCGTCTGTTATTTCTTCAAGATTGACAAGGAGCATATTATCGACGCCACCCGCAAGGGTGGGATTGCAAGATTCATCAACCACTCATGCATG CCAAACTGCGTCGCGAAAATAATCTCTGTCAAGAACGAGAAGAAG GTAGTGTTCTTCTCGGAGCGCCACATAGATCCAGGGGAGGAAATCACGTACGATTATCACTTCAACCAAGAGGATGAAGGCGAAAGAATCCCTTGCTTCTGTAGATCATTTAGCTGCAGGCAGTATCTCAACTAG